The genomic interval CCAAAAATTAGGACGAGCCTACCGTTATGACGAAGAATTGGTTGTGCCGATAATAGAAAATACGCCGTTTGAAGAGGATCTGAAGGAACGTATGGCGGAGATAATTGCAGAATATCCCGAGACGAGCGCAATTCTGGTCAGAAGACATGGCGTTTACGTCTGGGGTGACAGCTGGCAGCAGGCTAAGaccatgtaaaaaaaatttaaataagcTTCATATAGTGTGGAGTAttctaatttgaaaaaatagtcAACATATACTTTTTACTTGGTCAATAGGACGGAGTGCTACGATTATTTGTTCGATATCGCTGTCCAGATGAAACAGTTCAATTTGAACCCTATTTCAACTCCAGAGCAGTACGAATTACGCTACCAGCATGAAACCAAGGGCGAAACCGAATCTCAATAGTGATCGAAAGGGTGTACCGGTCGATTGAGTATGCACTTACGCTTGATTTTGTAACATTTAATGTATTTACAGTacgaaaatatacgtatgttgCGTTTGGAAGACGATTACGACTATTTAAGCCGCTGGATCATACTGCTGAAACTGGTTTCTGATTTTCTTAGCTAATTCAGTTTCTTCTTCCTTGTCCAACTGGCAGTCTTTCCAGTCTACACGATCACTCATATCCAGTATTCGATCGCTCGCCAAAACTTCACGACCAAATTGGATGGGAAAGCTTTTCCGAATCCTATGATATAGCATCTCACCATTTGGTAATTCGACGTAGAAGTAGGGTGTCCCAGCTGGGGCTATCTGCTCCAGCTGACTTCGTGGTGGCAGTTCGTCTAGCTGGAAATTATTACTCTGTGACAATTCCTGCAACGATAACAACGGCGTTTAATCATTCAGTAAACAGGACGTCaagtcaattttttcacttctcaaCCTACTTCAAAAGCTTCTCTCAAAGTAGGCTCTTGGTTTTTGTGAACGGGAACAGCCTGGAGTTGACAATGTGAAGTTTTGTAATTCCTTTCAAAAAATACAGGTACTCTGTCCGTGCTAGCATAGTATTTGGTGATGGCTTTTTTATATGCTTTCATTTCTTTGGCCACAGTCTCAGGGAGAATCGATAAACTTGCGTGATGAGTGATGGGCAATATCAAAAGATGGTCTTCGACCAACCCTCCCTTTGCCAGGGCGAGGTAGATCTCGGTGCCAACAGAAATAACTAAATGTTTAGATACATCGGGGCTAGAGAGGCAAAACCAGCACTTAGCTTGATCAAATTCAGGCCTTGGTCTTTTCTGAAAGCCTTCACGATTCTTAGATCTTTTATTGTGATCTTTGGAATCCATGTCATAAAAGAATTGGGTATTCTTTCCTTCATCTGTTTGATTTGAGTGCTGAGAATTCAGCAAAGATAATGGATACGGACTTTGCGTTTCATCTGTTGTACGTTGTGCCAAGTCGCAGAGACGTGTGCGGTCTACAGGTGTCAGATTCAATGCATacagccatttttttttctgcgtatTATTCACAAAAGCTAGAGCAATAAACCTCGAAGCTATTTCGATGCTGTCTCCATTCGGTGCTTGATTTCTGGAATGACGGACAAATATTACTTATACAAAACAATCAATCATTGCCGATTCTTaacatttaataaaaaaaaataattagcaaGTTCACCTGTATGGAGGTCTCTCATAATGTATGTCTTCAAGACCACTGATATGGTATCTTGGTTTGATGTGAGCAGCAAGCCATGCAATTAACTTAGAACCTTGATATTTGAACTGTGGTTCATTGGGGTCATGATTGGTGATATCTTGTGGCCACGGTGAGCTCAGGAGTACATCTACGCCTCTGAAACTGGGCTGTCCTTTGAGGCAAATATCTCTTATTGCCGATACATCGTtttgattgaaattataaGCGTTAGAATCAACTTGAGCATCAGAGTTCTCAATGCCACTGACATAGGCTATCTTTAGTCCTGAAGAAGAATTATAAAGTCCACGTCTGCCAAGATAAGTGAGATTTGGGCATATTTCACACCCATCTATATCGGGATAGTGTTTAATCTCTGCTTCTGTATTAGGGCCGATAATATATGTCGGTACAGAGATGTGGCGCATCCCATTTTTGTATGGTTCCAGCTCGATATTGCTTTTACCAAAAAAGTCGCCAACACAAAGCAGAAAATCAAAGGgtccagattttttatttatcgtttcaatttttgagaacAAGGCTTTGAAGTTTCCTTTCACGTCACCGCAAACCAGTACCTTTTGCTTATCGGTCATGTTGCGGTTCGACTTCAGCTGAACTATTCAGCGTAAACAATGATTGGAAATAAATAGAGCTAACACGAACTGTCAGAACGAAATTGTGTCGATTATTCTAGGTTAAAACATTGGTAACTTTGTTGTTGTCTTTATACCAGTTGATATTTTTAGAATAAAAATGTTTGCCTGAAATTTAAATAAGGCTATTAGATCCTCACTAGTCTTTCTTTAGACGAAATCCTAAAAAACATGCCTTCTTAATAATTGTttacaaaatatacatatggaaAACGTTGTGACTGAAATTGACGATTGATATGTGTTGACATCTGTTGACGTTTTTTTGACATCTGTTGACATCTGTTACCATCTGTCATAACAAGCGGATTAAGCTCGCAAGCTACATGCTACTTGAAGCTTTTGCTTCTCCAGCGTACGTCGATAATGTAATTTGCAGAACGgaaatacaatatatatagaACATGATTATGTCGGTAAAAAAGTGATCTCAAGAATTACCTACTAATTTCTTCACCGCATCAACCTTTTCAAATCGTATACACAAATTGAAAACagagaaaacaattatttctctttctatcaattcaaaaatttttcataaaaatatttcttgtatttaacaaaatcaaaaccagacaaaaaaaactaataacaaTACCAATAATCTACAGGAATAAATTGGATATGCATGAACGAgaagcagaaaagaaaaaagctctcTAAAATGGGTAGGGGTGGGCATTGAAGGTAGgtataattttcaacttttatgaTATCTCTATAGTATAACGAATTAGCTATACAAGACGTATATAGTCGGCGTAAGATTTTCCCAGCCACTTGAGCTACAGCATCGTACTTTTACCTTGTTGTAATtacctacatatacatacatatactatgcGCGTGAAAAATTCATGGGTTACAAAATATTCGTGTGCCGGCATAGTAATTGCACTTGCCTTTTCTGCAATTCCCATAACCGCTTTCAAAACTACATATACAGGTAGTCGTGGGAATAAATATCCTGAGAAAAATCACAGAAATATTCGAAGATATTTTGGAGGACAAAATACTGCAGGCAGTGCACTGCACgttgtgtacatgtatacatgagAAAACTACATAATGAATGCTTCGACACATCTGGAAGCGATTTTCCTGTTATAAAATATTGTATAGGTGGCATtttcataggtatataaggaATATACAGCCATACCAAGAGTTCCTTTTACTTGTGAACGCTGTAGAAAATGTACCTGCTTCTTATATGGCTCGTTACTAAACTTCATGTTTCAACAGCCCACGGTGTTATATACAATCTTTTCctttataatacatacatatacatgcgtatgtatataagcgTCTCCTATATACACTCtgcaaatattattaaaaacttGCATTTGTTTAGTCTGCAACAGCTACATGATGAAAGTTACAATATACCGTTTATATACCGCAGCACACTTTATACCGCATGAGTATATACACgaacatataataataataataataataataatatacgaaaCACAATGTtggttcaaaaatattttataacaatatattatattaaagtCAAAGTGCGGCACGATTTATAAACACCGTTCGTGTTAcatggtaataaaaaaaaaaaaaaatccaaaatatatacctataaaataaattttattccatcaaATTTATCGTTACGATTCCGTTTCATAAAgcaaactattttttttaattaaaagatGACACTGAACGGGAGTAGATTTTCACGTATAATTAGGAGTGTGTGTAAAAATAGATTAGGTTtaaaaaaactggaataaaataaaaaaatcatcatctttgtcagAATCCTTTCTCGGTAAATATtccgtataagtatataaaaatAGATGCGGGTTACTGAGGTgcaagatggaagaaaaaaaaagagagacctTCGTACTCTTCTTCATAAATGTTATATAGCAtagagatataggtatataaggaATAATATAATAGTAAATTTTTGCGCGCGCAGGATTTCGCTTGTATAGTATTTAATGAGGTATAATATAGTGGGCGTGtcggccacgcccccaaaaaTAATCGTTTAACCCAATGGGAGGAAGGTGGGCGTGTCGGTCCCGcccattttcaaaaatttcgatagTAGCCGAGATGAATTGTTAGGTATTTGCAGGGAAAGATAACGTGGTCCTTTTGTAGGGTGATACTAATACCAGCCAGTGATTGGAGGAGGGCTTGAAAAAGGGCGGAGTGAGGGCGGAAACACGAATAATGACGAAGTGGAGGAAAACGATCCCAAGGGAGTCGAGCGCGCACCGTGCAACGGAATCTTTCTTGATGCGTTTCGgcattgtttaaaaaaatttttcaattaaacaaAACACGTGCCCCGTTTTTAATGACTACATTACACATAATTATAtacccccccaaaaaaaagattaataaaACGTAAATCAGATAAATAATTCGTATGTTCTGATCCATTCATATTATATCATCATATATTACCATGGTACATGAAAAACgaccgaattaaaaaaaaacaattcatgcATTTCCTGCGTAATCGTTATTCAATTAACAAGACGTCGTTAATTTGAATTCAATCGTAGAATCGAatattacatacatgcatTATAATTACGTGTAATTTGGATACTATCTTCTCAttgcataaatttttcaattaatatcaCACAGTACAGCACAGTAGGCTAACAGTGCggcgaaaagaaagagagcaaaaaactaaataaaacaaaatcaaaattcaaccAACGCATAATGTATCATGCCAATTATCATATCAGTGTAGATAAAGGTCGAGCTGGTAATTgtacaacgaaaatttttctaatctgGGGATGAATatgataatggaaaaaaactacgaaGTTCGGTTGTTTAAGTTTAAGGAAAACTAATTTCATCATAATTATAGCTGCTATAGGTACCTACGAATCAAAGCGGCACATAATCATGATCCTAAATCTTATCTTGaacattatttattaattttacatcATGTTTAATACCGTCGTAATATAATGTTCAATTAATAAACTCAACAAATCTCTAtggtataaaataatcgaCAGCACagcaggagagaaaaaaattaataagagagagaaagagggagattTTTTAAACAAGTGTGTGAACTGGAAtctgcgagaagaaaaaacacaatAACCAAAACGGAATATATCGTGCATAGTTAATTTATAAATCGAAATCTGTATATAGATCGTTGGAAATTCATAGTATTGCAATTCATTCATCGACCATTATATAACAGATACATGGAAGAACGAtcggaaagaagagaaaaaaaaggtataataaataatattgaatttaTCGTAAAGCAATGAGAAAAGTCCGACGGTAATAACACAAAATATTATCGTTGCAATTATAAATGTAATCTGTATATTGTAATAGGGTTGCGATAACTGTATAGCTCAGTGTCGTCACTATACACAATCGTATAATTATcatgatcatcatcatcgtcgtcgtcgtcatctgcGAAATTTAATCATCTCAACTGTCTTGGATTTCAAGAGCGCTGCAACAGCAATAATTATACCGGAATTCTCAGGTCAGTATAATTTACGCATACATCCAAACACATCATACAATAGTTTGATTATCTTCTCAATTACTTAGTTAACTGATTAATTACGAatgaaaagttttccaaaatcatTCAGATGCGCCCGCAGAGTTGTCTGTACGCGCACGTTATATTTCGGCTAAAATTAATGAGCAATGCTAATTGACGATGATAATCGCGGTGACGTCGTTCattaacatataatatatttactgCAATTCTATGTACCCAACTTGCGGCCCAATTATTCTACACCATAGTACAGCGTGCGGCGTGTCGCCGGTGCActtatattcgaaaattaccTAATAACTATTTTATAACATCGAACTGCGGAGCAGAACTATTTTAGAGCCGTAATAATACGCGTAATGCAGTTACGCGTTTCATATAATACTGACGCAACGAATTCCCGTGTGTAATACCTATAAgcatatttatgtacgtagaGTGCATAGTTTATAtaatagtatatacatatatacgtagtcGATATAAACGtcatttttatctcaatttttttccgttccaacACAAACCGAACTATTCATCATccgtacgtatacaggtatatgtgtGTTACGTAGATATATGCAATGAATTTTTGATAGCGAAAAAAactgagtgaaaaaaagtgacgATTATCAAAAACCTATAATATATTGatacgtgaaaaatatcattgcCCCGACTAATGATATTTATATGATTAAAATACgatattattttgattttctttggtATAGaaggtacatatatgtacacctgtatataggtaataaatattaaaagtaTATACACAGCTGCAGCGCGTTGCAGAGCGACGCTATTATTTCAGAAATTATATTAAAGTTTATGTTTCGTGACCGAGACGCGTACGTAatgtaatatgtacatatgtgccTATGTACGTATTCACgtgtatactatataatattattaagaTTGCGGAAAACCAAGTTCGGGTGCAGGCTggtaaatgaaatagaaatctttttttcacgaaggCAGGACTCCGATCTAGTATAGGTACAATGAGAtttgagatttgaaaaaaaggaaaagacaCACGTGAGGCACAGATATCGTACGACATCGTCCCTAGAAGTTTCATCTAGAATTCCCGTATTCGCTTAGCAATACCTACAAGACATCAAAATTTAACGTACGCCATAAAAGATATACATCAGTGGAAACAACCCCCccctgtatatatttatacactgtACGCGTCTCGTAATACATAAGTGTCGAATTAATCTATCGATAGAGTATAGATCTGTCAACGttagatacacgtatatcgttTGTATCTCTCTGGGTACCTTTTTACACGGATGAAAGATCTAAATTTTGAGCgtgggaaaaatagaaaagttcaaaaaaccaaaacttgTAAGTGAATacacgaagaaaattaatcaatggAAAACTGGGATTTGGTATAGTATATCATTTCAAAAGAAACATGTATATCGAATCAGGTCGAACGCACACATGTTTAATTATCAtgtacatcaaaaaagttcaaatttttctctcctctcacaTCTTCCttcgttatttaattttttttcatctcctcgtGCCACCGATGAGCTGTCTATTCGACACACAATCTATCTACACGcaatgaaatttcaaccccctttttttcgcgtgagaaaaaaaaatatctcacaATACATCGGATACAACGCACATACCTACCTGCGTACCGCGCATAGGTGTTCGATATATAAATCACCCGCATGATACGCATATGGGATACGAGTAGTGCAGGAAGAATCTCCTCTTCCGCACAGTGGCGGGTCCGTgtaatcatcatcgtcatcgtatcGAAtacaagaagaaaataaaatcgtctcctcattcttctttcgggtttttttttttctttttttttctcgtctctccgATGCCCACCCCTACAGACTTTCacttctcttcttcgttttttttctactctacCTGCAACACAAGCGATTCGAATATCAAGTTTATCatcgaaggaaagaaaatttgtgtGTAAATAAGGTACCTCCTACCCTGTGGAGTATTTGGGTGTCTCGAATTATACATGcccatattattttattctcaaaaGTTTCGAGTCTTCTTTTTGTCGCTTCTCACAAGTTAATATCCTTCACTGGCCACGCACCTATAGTCCAATTTTCCGAGCAACCCCCGTAAAATTGACGCGTCTAAATAACCTTTGGGAAGTCGCAACCTCGAAGCACGGGATATGCCCGTGATTATCCAGCTGTTGACGTTTGTCTAAGGcgacgcacgtacgtacgtcgtgaCCAGTTTCTCGTGTGGGGTGTTTTTCCGATGGATGTTTAACGAAATTAACGCCCCTGCGactaggtatataggtatacactaCACAGCCAGGCAGGCAACCCGCCCCGAAAGTCAAAGTTTCACTGTATTCTACCTTGactttttgcgtttttttttttcccccttcgaacgcttccttttttccctcagctggttcttcctcctcctcgtgtACTTTTCTGGAGTCGCGGGTGCACGCATATAAAGTACGCCTAAGATTTGGGGTTGAACTAAATCTGGGGATTACTATGTTGCgtattttcaatctttttttacgTGTTTTTAGACAGGCGCATAGAAATACACACACGACGTTGATTTCAGTTGCCGAATACACAGCGTTTGACTgtcggtataatatataatcttATTTTGGAACGTCTTCGGTAAAGGGGTGAGGGTGAGGGTGGGGTAGCTTCTCCTTCGAAACGATCGGCGTACAAAGGGGTGTCTTCTTTTTCGAAACGCCACGATTGTTGTACAGCGTAccattttccctttttgttttttcgtgcAGAGATTTTTCTAAGCGATTATACAGGCGTACATGGACTTTGTAATATATACGACTAAAGTACTATAATATTCTAGGGTAGATCTAATAATAGAATAAGTTTTTAACGTCAATAATAGCTCcgaaatataattgaatgaaCTCTCGCACTGCCGCAggttcgtacatatatattatatatatgtatatatagcttatgtactgtatacgtatacatacaacatCCTGGTACGTGCGTAAACTGCAATTTTCTCAAGTATAAAGTGTatagagaaaatttattcggcaaaaacaagaagaagaaaaaaaaaaaaaaaactgcatcaACCAAAAAAAGCTGCAGATGTATGTGAATCCCGCaatgcacatatatatatatatatatataccacgcAGAGTATATAGATGAGCGTAGTAcggataattataaaaaatgcaaaattaatttctgaaGTAGCGAATCTACAGCGTCACGTCGAATCGAATCCTTTACGTTTAAATATTAAATCGCACGACGTCACAGCTGCTGCGAATTTCtccatacctatgtatgtacgtacacatgcgtgtaagttataaataaatatataaatatacataataaatcATTGGGGCCAGCTGCTGTCAACGGCGATAAAAGTCCGGACTTCTCTCAACTTCGCAGGACTTTATTAACCTTCTACAGTACGGAGTCTTGTAGGTGTACATGCGTGAAGCACATGGGGGTATTATACATAGTACCTATATAAGGGACTGGACCGAACCCAGACTATAATAAggaaattaataacaataaacacAGGAAAgcataaatttcaaatacttATAGCTTACGTTATACGTTCGACGGAATATATGCGCGTCCACCgaactctttttatttttggttcttttttttgttttgtggtttttgatttttagtttcagagttccttttttatttcgtttctttcgtttaaCGTTCTTATTCGAGATAAGTTCGGACTCCGTGCCACGAACAAACTGCACCACATATAACGTTCGTTACGAATACATAGATTTCCGATACATGTGTACGTCGATTCATGcatttgtacatatgtataataggtaTAAATGGATTATGTACTTGGTTATATTCACGCCTCGTCAAAGAAATCCTTTGTTAATTGTTTcctgaaaaatattagaaCACAAATAAAAATGTCCCAATAAATCtcacgtatataataatatataacgacgacgtcgcgatgattcttcaatttatacataacattgaaatttggagcaaCAGGTGTACGTATGAGATATTTTCGAATCTGCTTCGAGAAAGAAGCGAATTATAAGTAAAATCGCACCGGCTGATCTTggagggtattttttttccttctcttcattttttcttctttcatttttcatttggtcCCGCAGAGCATCAACGCCTGAGGTCACGGCCctgcaaaaatcgaaaagaaaatatatatatttcacagtACTAAAC from Athalia rosae chromosome 6, iyAthRosa1.1, whole genome shotgun sequence carries:
- the LOC105690742 gene encoding CWF19-like protein 1, with product MTDKQKVLVCGDVKGNFKALFSKIETINKKSGPFDFLLCVGDFFGKSNIELEPYKNGMRHISVPTYIIGPNTEAEIKHYPDIDGCEICPNLTYLGRRGLYNSSSGLKIAYVSGIENSDAQVDSNAYNFNQNDVSAIRDICLKGQPSFRGVDVLLSSPWPQDITNHDPNEPQFKYQGSKLIAWLAAHIKPRYHISGLEDIHYERPPYRNQAPNGDSIEIASRFIALAFVNNTQKKKWLYALNLTPVDRTRLCDLAQRTTDETQSPYPLSLLNSQHSNQTDEGKNTQFFYDMDSKDHNKRSKNREGFQKRPRPEFDQAKCWFCLSSPDVSKHLVISVGTEIYLALAKGGLVEDHLLILPITHHASLSILPETVAKEMKAYKKAITKYYASTDRVPVFFERNYKTSHCQLQAVPVHKNQEPTLREAFEELSQSNNFQLDELPPRSQLEQIAPAGTPYFYVELPNGEMLYHRIRKSFPIQFGREVLASDRILDMSDRVDWKDCQLDKEEETELAKKIRNQFQQYDPAA